The DNA sequence cagcgcCGATTCCATCGGTTCTGGGTGCTTCGTTATTTTTCAGCTTGTCAACCGTCCATTTAAACGACCTACATGTGCACCTGGCCGTAGCTAGACAGGGGGAAAAGCGcccgaaagtatgcaataGCGCAGCGTACCGTCAGCGCATACAACCAACCGCAAGCTACAGCCGTACGTCAGCTGAGGCCGTGCTCTTGGCAGCCAGAATTGGAACTGTCAAAACCTGCCCCCCCACTCCACTCCTCCGCTTCCACACAACCGTTTGACAGCCAAGGATTTTCTTCAGCCAAAGGCCCGATGAATCGATACCGTgcgtgaaacaaaaacacagagGCCTCAGAGCAGCAAACTAGTTCGAGGGCCCAAACGTGAagggaacgaaaaaaaaaaacacgcacacatacagaaaCGCCCGCAACTGGAAACGAGGACACGGGGCCAGCAAACGGGGACAGGCCCCGGGTGTTCCATGCAGTACATGGCACGGTCGGCCGCCGGGGGCACAGCCGCAGTGGGGTAAAGCATGCACCGTACGTAAAATGTGTCAAAATGGGTACGATAGCATCGGTGCTCCAGTGGTATTGTACGAAATGCAACTACCTGAACCCGACGGAGAGCGTCCGCTGCCTTAGGTGCCGCACCAGCCGGAAAGCGAACGGCAACGTCGGCAGCCTGCTGCACCATCCGATACTGGGCACCAGCGGCAACGCCACCAGCGGTCCCGTTTCGTCGTCGTGCGTTCGCATGAAGGATGTGAATAGGTACGGTATGCACTGCTGCACCACCGCACCCCACTTTACCCCGATGGCCGACAGCAAGGGAGAGCAAACCTTTCCCGCACCATTGCGCACAGTGTTTCCACGCACTCACATCAAGCTTTTGCTCGCTCTCTGTAtctctttctttgttttcttccctccacgaccaccaacaccaacgcCACCATGACCatcacgaccaccaccaccaccaccaccaccaccaccaaacatCATCACCAAACGCGCACCCGGCCAGCAGAAAGCTCGTGTCGAACGATTGCCTGTTCCGCGTGATAGACAGCCTAGCgctcgcacacaaacacataaaccGGAAGAAGATCGAGCGATCGTTCGTGCATCCGGTGCCGGAtccgcgctgctgctggaaccGGAAACGGCACCTGTCGCAGCCGAGCATCAACCGCAAATGGAATTGCCACCGGTGCCGGGTGTACAATCGCACCGTTTCCTGGCACTGCATCAACTGTGAGGCACTGAGCGTGAGCGCGCCGGTCTACAAGGACACGATACGGAAGCCACTGACGCCGCTTGCTTGCAGTGCCGAGCCCGGGGCGACGCCGCGGACCGCGGACCATTATTACGGCGGCGGGGGCGGCTCGGCGGCGGTACCGTTCGCCTCGTTGCGCCTTACGCCCGCCCGCAGCATGGAGCAGTTCGGGGCGGCCGCCCGATGCCGGTTTTGCATCTACAATCAGTTCAGCTTCGAGGGCGACACGGCGGCCCaggcgtgctgctgctgctgccggcgggAACCGGCGAAACCGGCCCGCGCGCCGAAGGAGGGGGGAACTGGCGGCGACTGCCCAGGCCCGGGCAGGGGCCAGAGCATTACGACGATCACCAAGCGGACGGGCGGGCTGATCGTGGTACCGTCGACCACGTCCTCCGCCCGGTGCAGCGACAACGCCACAATCAACGTGCGGCTCAAGGAGAATGGAAAGGGCAAGGCGGCGGCGCATAGCCAGACAGGTACGATCTTTTCCCTTACTTTTTGTCACCTTTTTTGCTTTAGGAAAATTATCGAATGGCGAATTGTGGTTTGACTGGCGAAAGCATTTATCATCCGCCTAGGGTCAACTCGTTCATGGAAAAAACATTCATCATTGATGAGCGTAAAAGCAGAAAATTCGAACGTTTTTTCTACATcttaatctatttttttttattatattaaaatttaacgaaccataaaatatataattctAATTCCCTTAAATTCATTTAGTCATAACAAATTAACACGTAGTAGACCACACGACACGAACGAATCAGACTGAAAccaaatccatgtcagcgtcacgtactcaattctgataatcagaggtgatactcaaaacgattggtgtgaccaatacatgcttcgtgacattATTTAGATCACAATGCTTGGTCAGTCAgtatgtcatgactttttttttactatgatctgttctgcaaaatgtcactgacgtAGTCATGAAAAAGGCCggctaaaacaaaacaatgtcagcgtcacgagctctactgtgatgatcagaggtgggACTCAAACAGATGGTGCGACTATCACATGCTTGGTAGCATTGTGTGCAaacaactcttggtcagtcacttggtcgcgacattttctgtcggtgatatTCACGACATTTTTAGAATATGATTGGCGTGTGGctccaagcaacaaaatgaacatGTTTTCTCGTTCTGTCTGGTTTGAAGGTccgtcgggtcaaacagagcgagaaactcAGCtcattttctttctgtttATTACTTGTCATGATTAGGATTAATGCCATCAGCTTAGCTTGCGAGTTAGAGTAAGGCAGTCGACTCAAGCACTCGCATGTCGTGTTCGGCATTCAATATCaggcaatgagcatcaagctactgCGGatatgtttattgttttcgttggtgagcatctcgtgatgctcatgacattttgcagcactggacGAGAATGTCCATCCAACGAGTTTAATTAGCATTAAGCATTATGTTTAACATTTGAGTCGTTTAATTGATGAAATGCTACACATTCGGTAaaaattcttttttatatatataaattaaaatgcaatcttttcgtttttcgttcttttttaatCAGATTCATTGTCATGATTTGAAACATTATTCTCCAAACCACCTTAGCTGATGATcgatatcaaataaaaaatagaggTCACGTCAAAGTGAAGTGTTTTTGAGGTTTTTGtgcattatttaatttatatgaCGAATGAAACATTGCTATTGGTTCAATTGgccataaataaatttaatccatTTAGAGGCAAATTTATCCTTTTAAATTACTTACTTAAAACCTATTTTCATAATTCCCATCCATTCGATGTTCCACTTACCTACACTATTTGTTtattcgttcgtttttttttttttttttttttgtagggaAAAAGTATCCGGCCCCGTCGGGCGGCGCCCTCGAACCAATCTACGCGGTGATCAACAAGGAGGCGAAGCGGAAAAACAAGCTAGCGAGCGATGCTGTAAATAATAATGCACCGACCACCAGCGTCGTCCAGCAGCCGCACGCGAAGGACCCGTTGCGGGACGAGTACGCGAACCTGCCGGCACCGGTGAGCTGTAAAAATGGGTAAGGCAGACCGCCGGCAGTTGCCGTCCAACACTAAAACGCTCTGTCAACTGAAACCCTGCCCTACCTTATTCCGTTTTCTGCAGGAAAGCAGAGAAAGAGGATGAATCGTTCAGCACTGGCGCGGGCAGCGAGAAGATAGCCGCCAAATGCAAATATAATAAGCAACTATCGaactataaaaataattttgataaAGGTTAAGCAGACAAGCAGAGGCCGAGCGCGGAAACGCGACAGGCAGCAGTAATAATAATGACGCATATTTCCGCCTCTTGCTCCGTTGTATTTTGCAGTGAATTATCACGGCGGCGAGCATGACATTTTCTCCGTAATGGATGAGTACAGCACGCATCAGAATTCCACGATACTAGAGCTAGATAATATTCCAGCGATCGTACGGGTGCCGATCGCGAGCTTCGAGCAGGATCTGGACGACGAGTGGTGCACCAAGTGTAAGCAGCGTTTCTGCCCGTCTCTTTAAAACTGTTTACTAATCATGTTCATAATATCCCCCTAGCAGCATCGAAAGGGACCGACGAAAAGGAATGGTCCTGCCGGAAGTGTACGCTCGTCAATTCGAGCGCCGCGCTCGCGTGCGTTGCCTGCGGCGGTTCGAAGCTGCGCAGCATCTGCAACGTGGAGGAGATGACGCTGAAGAAGGGAGAGTTTTGGGCGTGCCACAAGTGCACGCTCAAGAACTCGATCGTCCAGCCGGACTGCAGCGCCTGCAAGACGGCGCGCCCGGCCGGCAAGGGCGTGCTGGTGAACGAGTCGCTCGCCACCAACCGTCTGATACTGGGCCAGTGCGACGAGCAGTCGAACAGTAGCAGGGCGTCGAGTGCGGCTGTCGCCCCACCGATTGATTCCGGTGCCATTCcaaagcagctgctgcagcagcagctacagccGCTACACCAGctacagcagcaccagcagcaccagcagcaccagcagcaccagcagcaaccgctGGCCCATCCACCGGCCCCAGTGCCGGCGCACCAGCCGTCCGGCGGTGCAGCGAAAGCGCTTGTTCCGGCGATGCAGGTCACGATACCGAAGCGCACCTGGCAGTGTCCGGCGTGCACGTACGAAAACTCGCTCGCGTGCGTGGTGTGCGACATTTGCTCAAGCCACCGGCACATCGACACCGGCTGCCTggtgtggcagcagcagcaccagcagctgcagcagagcAACCGGCTCGAGGAGAACCAGCGCCAGCTGGACGATCTCGAGGCGCTGAACCGCTGGAAAAGCATCATCGAGTACTGCGTCGAGAACGGGCAGGCGTTCGTGGACGACTCGTTCCCGCCGGCGACGAAAAGCCTCTACTACCAGCCGTCGTCCAACATCGAGTGCAACCCGGTCGCCCAGTGGCGCCGGCCGCACGAGATCCTGTGCGAGGGCGGCAACCAGTCGACCGCGCCGCCGTGGGCCGTCTTCCGCACGCCGCTACCGTCGGACATCTGCCAGGGCGTGCTCGGCAACTGCTGGCTGCTGAGCGCGCTGGCCGTGCTGGCGGAGCGGGAGGACCTGGTGAAGGAGGTGCTGCTGACGAAGGAGATCTGCCCGCAGGGCGCGTACCAGGTGAAGCTGTGCAAGGACGGCCGCTGGACGACGGTGCTGGTGGACGATCTGCTGCCGTGCGACAAGCGCGGTCACCTCGTCTACTCCCAGGCGAAGCGGAAACAGCTCTGGGTGCCGCTGATCGAGAAGGCGGTAGCGAAGATACACGGCTGCTACGAGGCGCTCGTGTCGGGCCGGGCGATCGAGGGCCTCGCCACGCTGACCGGCGCACCGTGCGAAAGCATTCCACTGCAGGCCAGCTCACTGCCACTGCCGAGCGAGGACGATCTCGACCGCGACCTGATCTGGGCCCAGCTGCTCAGCTCCCGGCTGGTAAAGTTCCTGATGGGGGCGAgctgcggcggcggcaacATGAAGGTGGACGAGGACGAGTACCAGCGGAAGGGGCTGCGGCCGCGCCACGCCTACTCCGTGCTGGACGTGCGGGACATCAAGGGGCACCGGCTGCTCAAGCTGCGCAACCCGTGGGGACACTTTTCTTGGCAAGGTAAGGTACCGCGTGCAAGCGGCAGGGAAACTTgcgtttctctttctttctctctctctctgtgggTGGTTAAACTAGTGGTGgaagctcggaatcggacctatccgattccgattccgtatTCGTGAGTCGATGCCGATGCTGGTAtggattccgattccgaagtcgATACCAGAGTTGAcctcggagccgattccggagttgaactccgtctccggaatcgactccaaaATCGACCTGCgaatcgcaatttgccccGGTAACGGAACCaggattgactccagaaatggaattagctccggaacgagaatcagttcttgaattgaaacaaGAAGTTTCTGACGCGAAAGCAGCCTGGCAGGCTCCATGAGAAtagatcgtttacaagtaaattttgatacTTTGTGGCTATCGATATATAGCATCATTGGATCCAAACGTCTATTCTTATGAGGATGCCAAAACCGACtccgatttcgaagccgattctgaagTCGGAGccaatttcgattccggagccgatttcgattctggagccgattttgattccggagccgattttaattccggagttgatttcgattccggaaccgatttcggaaccgaatccgaaaccaatttcggagccaattctggaatcgattccggcaaTTGATTCTGGGCCTACcattcggaatcgattccagaaaacttcagAGCAAGCCaattccgacgaaaacttcatttttcctatTACCACATCAAACCTTACCTTCATCTTCGCAGGCGACTGGTCGGATGATTCCGAGCTGTGGACGGACGAGCTGCGCGATAGCTTGATGCCGCACGGCGGTTCGGAGGGCGTGTTTTGGATATCGTTTGAAGATGTACTGAGGTAAGCAGGGTACTAGGGGGGAATGCATTTGAACCGAAGCAGTAGAACCAAATGCAtccttttttccattccacACCTATCCGCAGATACTTTGACTGCATCGACATCTGTAAGGTGCGCTCGGAATGGAACGAGGTGCGCCTGTTTGGCACGCTGCAACCACTCCGCGCCTTGTCCTGCGTGCTCATAACCGTGCTCGAACCGACCGAGGCCGAGTTCACCCTGTTCCAGGAGGGGCAACGGTACGAAACAATCGTCCAGCTGCGTTGTCGCGTCTGAAAAGCTTAAacttgtgtctgtgtttgtgtccgTTTTCCCATTTGCTTGCAGAAATTCGGAAAAATCGCAACGCTCCCAGCTAGACCTGTGTGTGGTGCTGTTCCGGACGCGAAACCCCGCCAACCCTGAGGTGGGCCGACTGGTCGAGCACAGCAAGCGGCAGGTAATGGACGGGGAGAGGCAACGCGTTGGAAGACAAACCCACAGCACAGTactttctgttttttgtttgccttccaCACAGGTTCGTGGGTTCGTCGGCTGCCACAAGATGCTGGAAACGGACCTGTACATGCTGGTCTGTCTTGCCTTCAACCACTGGCACACGGGAATTGACGACTTCATGCACTACCCGCAGTGCGTGCTGGCGATCCACAGCTCCAAGCGGCTGCTGGTCGAGCAGATCACGCCGCCCCCGTTCCTGCTGGCCGACGCCATCATCAACCTGACGCTGGCCAAGGGGCAGCGGCACGAGGGCCGGGAAGGCATGACCGCGTACTACCTGACGAAGGTATGGAGGGTAAAAGGGACTTGTAAAgcgttgatttttgtttacttaaGGTCAGAgtagtttgtttttcaatGCTGAATTAATGAATCTCTTTCTACAGCTTTTAAATGGTAAAAGTGAACGAACCCGAACACTGTTTTCTCATATTAATTACTTACAGGCTTGTGCCATTCTCAAACTCGATTCGAGTTGAGCAATATAACTAGATTGCTGTTTGATTTCGATGATCATTTTGCTGCAATCAAATTGTTTggagcttcatttcaattgattttttagTAATAAATTTTTTAGTAAAGTAATTTACTATTAAAATTTTTCTCAAATCCTCGAACCAAATTTGGGAAACGATTTCATCAAAATATGCTCACGAGATAAAGAATTTCCTAACaagagattaaaaaaaacagaaacacaacTGTTTGATTagatgtttttagttttttaatgcattttggatattaattaattttaagtttATCAGAACAATCGTATTAATTGCGGTATATTGTATCGGTTCATTTGTtcgtgtatttattttatttatttaattgataACTCGTCCGCCGTAAAGGCTGAACGAGAGGAGGTTAAGcttataattaaatattaaaacacttaATACATTTGAATACTCACCTCCGtttggctccgaaattggttccggattcggttccgaaatcggttccggaatcgaaatcgatacttttaattattaatagtACCAGTCTGTTGAACGTCGTTAGTAATATTACAACGCGTAATTATCTAGGAAGTCGTTTCTTGCATTGCGATGCgtttaatgcaaaaaaatacattcaaatAGTGAAATAGCAACTAAAACacgtaaaaaacaaaacaaaaagtcgtttggagggtctttttgcgaaaaagtaTTCCAGTCTATCTAAACTTTGGCGTTATATGCATAGGAAAAAATAGGTtatggaaacaaaacaaatctttcTGAATCCAATTATGGCTATTAGTGACTAGCATGACCAACACGCTACCTCATTTAAACCGTAAAAAATGCGTACTTTGTAACCACTTATCTTACAAGACTTGTAGCAATTAAtctctggtagaaatattCCTTTTTCGCACCAAGTGGCCaagttcaatttaaaaaaaggcaactgATATCATATTGAGAGTCTACTTAACCGTTAGGtgcatcttagtagactgttttcgtTATGACCTAAACGAGTCAaaaattttgtttgtgttttaatttgttaGTAGAGCCTTATTTTGAAATGAATTGCTAAATTATTTGCTGCTCAATTCcagatttggccactttctGCGTATGGTCGTATTCCAACAAAACAATTTCGtaacaactcactcattcCAGCCATAACACGACTAGCTACAATGAAATGCAGCATCAACCATATGTGTACCATCTCTTCTCctgatcttattggccatcatAAAATGCACTAATTCTTGGATTATATTGTAATCTTTTGGCCATTGGACAGTTTGACACACATTTCGGGACAGAAATACGGCCAAACGAAGGAATGTGGTCTCGCACATGTCTTACAGCCTTTTAAAATGGTTcggataggttatgcataagATACAAGTTTCGCCATCATGCTACGTTCTTTTAATTCACCCCACCTTTAGTGGCTCTCTGACCACTGGAAATGCAATTtaaacaacagaaatgcattaatttagaaTCGAGCATCTATCAGATTCATAATAATACTTTTAATTTGTATCTAAGTAGTGTTTGGCCAGCGTAGATGAGCCAAATTCCGGATAGACGATTACTTTTTGCGaaccaaaaaacttttttttttgtttttttttacgtgttttagtttctattgcactattttcatgtttttttgggCAAACGTATGTATTGATGGTTCCTTTATCAAACCTACTTCTACTGACTTTACCATAGTAAAATAttgctgtaaaatattcagctagacggaTTGTTTTTGCGCTCACTGTAGATATTCTTAAACCAAGAAAGAAGTCTCTAGCCAATCCGTTATTTGAGTATTTTTGTAACGATAAAAAATGCCCAAACGCATAACATTAGTTCTAAAGCAGTTCGTTTGGGTCACTTTAATCAGTGTACTTAAAatttgtcaaaaattgataacCTAACCGgaatattgcaaaaaaaaaacaaaaattaactttCACATTCCTTCCTTCCGTTTCAGGGATGGGCGGGACTGGTCGTGATGGTGGAAAATCGGCACGAGAACAAGTGGATACACGTCAAGTGTGATTGCCAGGAAAGCTACAACGTCGTCTCGACGCGAGGCGAACTGAAGACGGTCGATTCGGTTCCACCGCTGCAGCGACAGGTGCGTACCCCCACTAGGGATTTGTTGTGCCAAGTGTGTTTGCCAAggtttgctaaaaaaaaaccgccctCTCCTTTTGCTCTCGCGACTCGCAGGTGATCATCGTGCTGACGCAGCTGGAAGGCAGCGGCGGCTTCAGCATAGCCCATCGCCTAACGCACCGGCTGGCCAACTCGGGCGGCCTGCACGACTGGGGACCGCCCTCCTCTACCCACTATCCGCCGATCGAGAACGTGTCCGAGCTGCATTCGCCCCGCATGATAACCTAGAGCGCGGGACGGGCGGGAAGACCGTGTGGGAGACCGTGCACGAGCAGGGGCGAGCACGGTTGCGAGCTGTGATGGTGTTTTTCCCCCCTTCCAATGGCAAACCGCCACCCGGAAACGATATTCCAACTAGAAACGGCCCCCTCCCACCCTGCCCCCTTTCCCACGAACTTGTTGGCCATATTTATTTAACACTGGCAGGCCGATCGTCGTCATCGTACAAGTCCTTCTAAAAGCAAACACGCTGGCGGCGTTGTGGGGAAGGAGAGGATATTGGGGAGGGGTCGGTTGTGGCGGATAAAAcgggagaggaaaaacaagCGACAACGACACCCCGGGCCCGACGATTCTGGTCGGATGATATGATCACACGACACGACTGGCCGTGACGGtccgtgtgttagtgtgtgtgcgtgtgtttaggCGACCGCGTGACACAGAAAAGCACACACGGCGGAACTCTCAAATATTCATTGATCTGatattgataaaataaaaaacaaaatctccaTAGCCCACAAGACACACTTCACCagttacgaaaaaaaaaaaaaaaatagaaaatctgATTGTTTTCATTTGCCCATAAAAATCGAAAGAACTAGCAACGGGGCTTATAAGGGCCTTCCCCCACATTGCCTTTCCCGGGGCAGTTACACAATAATGAGTAAGTAAGGCACGACCAGGAAAAGCAGAGCCCAAACCTCCTTGCCGTTTTTGGTCCTACTTTGACGGGGCTCAGCTCCGTCCTTCTCTAGAGCTCTCGCTTACGCGCTCAGCGCAAGGGGAAACTGTATTGTAGCGAGCCGTTCTTTTTTtcccaaaaaagggaaaacaaaactgctACCGGCGGAGCCCCACCGGAGAGCTACCGGGCGCTGCTGTGATCAATATTTGATTGCACATAAATGGAcggaaaagggaaaggaatGCGGCGCGCTTGTGCGGTTGTGCGGACAGGGTGAAGGGCAAAGCCCAGCGAGACGCTCACATTGATATGACCTTAAAAGACGCCGGCAACCGTTTTTGTATGCTGCCCAAACGACTGCCTGTCGCTCGACGGCGGAAAAATCGAATCGGatggcgggtttttttttctcttcctcaCCGTTGTTATTTGATTCGGTTAATGATTGCATCCCAGTCGTAATTGTACCGCTGCGTACGCGATAAGAGCATTTTAATGACGATTTTGCTTATGAGACACGCGATTGTGATGCAGATAAAGCACCGCTCGTCGCTAACCGCAGAAAACAAACGGATGTGTGCGGGTGCGGTTATGCTTCGGGACAAACATGTTACCTACAAATCGCCGCATTTCGGATACATGTAGTTCAGCAGACAAAGTAGCAAACGCGCCCtggtagcattttttttttgtacagctgtagcttttattttaaacctcTCCCATTTTCTCTCACCTCCGCACTGCATCTCTATTATTAAGCGGAGCATGCCAATGTTATGAGGTAATATGTATAAGAGCTATatgtttttaatgtattttatgcatttttttgtgtgtgtgtttttttgcttaatcCTAAAATGTGTAAGAAATCTTGAActcaccctctctctctctaccctTCCGTGCTACCGCGTACACAGCGTACAGCCCCGGTATGAGGTATCTGCCCTAGCCCTAACTAATGGTGTAAATATGcatgcgttttgttttatggttttgtttcattctagATTTTAGTTCCTTTTTATCAcgtttcgatttcgattttgtttaaaaaaatagttttgccCTTCTCCTCCCCTCACCTTCCCCCCACTCATTCATTGGGCACTTCGCTCTTCTTTATAACTTGGATAAATTTTTAGATATTTGCGATTTTGttcctgtgctgtgtgtgtgtgcaaactgTTCGCGCGCACAATAACCTTCTTTCCTGTTTTGTAGCCTATCGCTTGCGCTACTAGAGAGGTTAGATTTGTTGGCTGTTTTTGTCTTTGACGATTTAAAGGTTTCAAATTgagtacctttttttttagaaaaaaaaaatcacttcaTACAACCATCGTATGCTGCTTAGACGATATTTTGCTGTCCCGACGATAGGTATGCCGCTTCCACGAGAGTTTGCTATTTCATCTCTTACGATTATGTGTATTTCTCTTTGCGTAGTTAAAAATGATCGTTTTcatagtttttgttgttgttgtagcatATTTAAATGATAACTAGAGTAATTTCTACTAAAGTAAAGAATGTTAAGTAAACGGAAAATTCACTAGCACGGCGCGCAATTGACTTCCGTCGGATTCCGTCGTGCGTCTTTAAAGTGTTAAAAATTCCCCTACGAGGCTAGCCTAAACACTATGTTGCGCAGCGGGTTGCTTTCGTGCAAAGGAATTGCTATAGGGCAAACATTAATTTAGGGGAGATCAATTCGATTTCTAAGGCCATCATCTGGGGTGGGGTAAAACCAAAAGGTAAAGTGTGAAAATAATAGCACCCTCTAAACTAAAAATTCCGCTCATACGTGCACCGCGCAGATGTTGCTTTGTTACGTACATGGAATTGGAGATTGATATATATATTGTTTTGATGTACATATAATGCGCGAGAATATGCACCTTACGCTAAAATAAAGTGAACGGGATCAAAAGGAAACAGTTCAAATGAAGATTCCCCTCACACGTGGGGCAAGCGGCGGCATGGCAGTTTGTGCCAGTGCGGGCGTCTAGACGAGTATTAGAAGTATTGAAAAAGCTGAAGTAAATGTTCACGGTGGTGGGGAATGTAGCGCCAAAGTGGGTAATTGGGTAGGCCTTTAGACTCCCACAACGGCCtccaaacgaacaaaaaaaaaagtaaaagccGTGGAATGGGAACtgataagaaacaaaaagaaaaactcctTTAAACTTCAGTAGTGGCTGACATCATAAAAATTAACCATAGCAatgaatttgaaacaaaaaaaattgaaaacactTCTCCCAATTTTCCCTCTAGCACTATTTCTTCTGGTTGAAGTACACCAAACGGGTCAGCATCGAGGTGGTGCACGGGATCTGCTTCTGCTGGTGCATCATCGGTATGTCCGGCGTGTTCGACTCGAAATCGTACGCGACGCGCTGGGTGACGAACGTGAGCAGCACCATCAGGTCGTACTTGCGGCCGTTCTGGTTCAGCTCGTGGCAGAGCGACTGGATGAACCAGGAGCCCTTCTGCGTGTTGCGCCAGGAGTAGAAGCCGGGTATGGTCGAGTAGGCGATCATGAAGTCAGCGTACATCGGTATCTTGAACGTCAGCATCGAGGAGGAGCTGTCCGTTTCGGTGCGATCCTTCGCCTCGAGCACCACGCCACCGTCCAGCTGGTCGCCCTGGCAGGCCTGTATGAAGAACAGCTTCGGCTTGCCGGCCAGCGACGGGCAGTGGTTGGCCGTGAAGTACGTCCAGATCGTGTCGAGCTTGTACTGGCAGTCCTTGGCGTACAGGTAGCCGAGCTCACCGTGCGACAGGATCGTCACCAGCAGGCAGTCCGCGTCGCTATGGTCCATCTGTGAAACTGCCGCAACCAGAAAAaggaacagagagagagagagagagagagagagagagagagagagtaagaaaTCATACGATGCGTTATCAACCATATCAAACTACGTGATAAATGCCTGCCAAATACTTACAAAGTATGTTCAACCCTTCATAATCTAGTATCGATTGAAAAGTTCAGACTAGTGCTTTGTTatttggagcgcacccacggctACTACTCCGGCTATTGTCCGATTTCGACTCTGGCGAAATCCGAACCACTAGttccgtccggagtcgtccggagttgttt is a window from the Anopheles merus strain MAF chromosome X, AmerM5.1, whole genome shotgun sequence genome containing:
- the LOC121593142 gene encoding calpain-D isoform X3, with the translated sequence MGTIASVLQWYCTKCNYLNPTESVRCLRCRTSRKANGNVGSLLHHPILGTSGNATSGPVSSSCVRMKDVNSRKLVSNDCLFRVIDSLALAHKHINRKKIERSFVHPVPDPRCCWNRKRHLSQPSINRKWNCHRCRVYNRTVSWHCINCEALSVSAPVYKDTIRKPLTPLACSAEPGATPRTADHYYGGGGGSAAVPFASLRLTPARSMEQFGAAARCRFCIYNQFSFEGDTAAQACCCCCRREPAKPARAPKEGGTGGDCPGPGRGQSITTITKRTGGLIVVPSTTSSARCSDNATINVRLKENGKGKAAAHSQTGKKYPAPSGGALEPIYAVINKEAKRKNKLASDAVNNNAPTTSVVQQPHAKDPLRDEYANLPAPVSCKNGKAEKEDESFSTGAGSEKIAAKCKYNKQLSNYKNNFDKVNYHGGEHDIFSVMDEYSTHQNSTILELDNIPAIVRVPIASFEQDLDDEWCTKSSKGTDEKEWSCRKCTLVNSSAALACVACGGSKLRSICNVEEMTLKKGEFWACHKCTLKNSIVQPDCSACKTARPAGKGVLVNESLATNRLILGQCDEQSNSSRASSAAVAPPIDSGAIPKQLLQQQLQPLHQLQQHQQHQQHQQHQQQPLAHPPAPVPAHQPSGGAAKALVPAMQVTIPKRTWQCPACTYENSLACVVCDICSSHRHIDTGCLVWQQQHQQLQQSNRLEENQRQLDDLEALNRWKSIIEYCVENGQAFVDDSFPPATKSLYYQPSSNIECNPVAQWRRPHEILCEGGNQSTAPPWAVFRTPLPSDICQGVLGNCWLLSALAVLAEREDLVKEVLLTKEICPQGAYQVKLCKDGRWTTVLVDDLLPCDKRGHLVYSQAKRKQLWVPLIEKAVAKIHGCYEALVSGRAIEGLATLTGAPCESIPLQASSLPLPSEDDLDRDLIWAQLLSSRLVKFLMGASCGGGNMKVDEDEYQRKGLRPRHAYSVLDVRDIKGHRLLKLRNPWGHFSWQGDWSDDSELWTDELRDSLMPHGGSEGVFWISFEDVLRYFDCIDICKVRSEWNEVRLFGTLQPLRALSCVLITVLEPTEAEFTLFQEGQRNSEKSQRSQLDLCVVLFRTRNPANPEVGRLVEHSKRQVRGFVGCHKMLETDLYMLVCLAFNHWHTGIDDFMHYPQCVLAIHSSKRLLVEQITPPPFLLADAIINLTLAKGQRHEGREGMTAYYLTKGWAGLVVMVENRHENKWIHVKCDCQESYNVVSTRGELKTVDSVPPLQRQVIIVLTQLEGSGGFSIAHRLTHRLANSGGLHDWGPPSSTHYPPIENVSELHSPRMIT